The following are encoded in a window of Amycolatopsis lexingtonensis genomic DNA:
- a CDS encoding LacI family DNA-binding transcriptional regulator, translating into MNPKLRDVAEHAGVSVRTVSNVVNGFRYVAPATRERVQASIDALGYRPNLAARTLRQGRTGLIALVIPEIDSPYFAELAARTVRVAEARGLTVLIDQTDGDAEREKQLLHGQRSQLVDGVLFSPWAVAPAELAARTDPVPLVLLGEHDGTAGVDHVAIDNVAAAREATGHLLASGRRRVAALGIQPRSLNATARQRLTGYRQALTDAGLPAAPELEVAVRRLHRADGHAAMLTLLDLPEPPDAVFCFTDELALGALRAAADRGVAVPDELALAGFDDIEDGRYSVPALTTVSPDKDRIAELALDRLTQPAAEPRSIVAPHRLVVRGTS; encoded by the coding sequence GTGAACCCGAAACTGCGCGACGTGGCCGAGCACGCGGGCGTGTCCGTCCGGACGGTGTCCAACGTGGTCAACGGGTTCCGCTACGTGGCCCCGGCGACGCGCGAGCGGGTGCAGGCCAGCATCGACGCGCTCGGCTACCGGCCCAACCTCGCCGCCCGGACGCTGCGGCAGGGCCGGACCGGGCTGATCGCGCTGGTGATCCCCGAGATCGACTCGCCGTACTTCGCCGAGCTCGCCGCGCGGACGGTGCGCGTCGCCGAGGCCCGCGGCCTGACGGTGCTCATCGACCAGACCGACGGCGACGCCGAGCGCGAGAAGCAGCTGCTGCACGGCCAGCGCAGCCAGCTGGTCGACGGCGTCCTGTTCAGCCCGTGGGCGGTGGCGCCCGCGGAGCTGGCCGCGCGCACCGACCCGGTCCCGCTGGTGCTGCTCGGCGAGCACGACGGCACGGCGGGCGTCGACCACGTCGCGATCGACAACGTCGCCGCGGCGCGCGAAGCCACCGGCCACCTGCTGGCCTCGGGCCGCCGCCGCGTCGCGGCGCTGGGCATCCAGCCGCGCTCGCTGAACGCGACGGCCCGCCAGCGCCTCACCGGCTACCGCCAGGCGCTGACCGACGCGGGGCTGCCGGCCGCGCCGGAGCTGGAGGTCGCGGTGCGCCGCCTCCACCGCGCCGACGGCCACGCGGCGATGCTGACCCTCCTGGACTTGCCCGAACCGCCGGACGCCGTCTTCTGCTTCACCGACGAGCTGGCCCTGGGCGCGCTGCGGGCCGCCGCCGACCGCGGGGTCGCCGTGCCGGACGAGCTGGCGCTGGCGGGCTTCGACGACATCGAAGACGGCCGCTACAGCGTCCCGGCCCTGACGACGGTGTCCCCGGACAAGGACCGCATCGCGGAACTCGCGCTGGACCGGCTGACCCAGCCGGCCGCGGAACCCCGGTCGATCGTCGCGCCGCACCGGCTGGTCGTGCGCGGCACCAGCTGA
- a CDS encoding phytanoyl-CoA dioxygenase family protein — MTAPALPVTELTTLTERLHRDGIIGLPGAFSRDWVRRLGEDIDTAFAEARARPDGAVGRGPNRYYVEIHPEQLRGFAELAGHPWITAVAEAVLGPDYRIVEVGFDVPLAGAVDQPWHRDFPMPEETARHRRLTSLAVNVTAVDTEPDMGPFEIAPGTHWDDGAAFDHGMFPPRTAYPRYRELAARKFPRMGDISIRSALTIHRGTANQSAKSRPVLVLGLDAPGAGNDARHDTAVTREFRASLPESVRAHLHCPVVDVLKPITQKHTIEGLVMGDAG; from the coding sequence ATGACCGCGCCCGCTTTGCCCGTCACCGAGCTCACGACCCTGACCGAACGCCTGCACCGGGACGGCATCATCGGCCTGCCGGGGGCGTTCTCCCGCGACTGGGTCCGCCGCCTCGGCGAAGACATCGACACGGCGTTCGCCGAGGCACGCGCCCGGCCGGACGGCGCCGTCGGCCGCGGCCCGAACCGCTACTACGTCGAGATCCACCCGGAGCAGCTGCGCGGGTTCGCCGAGCTGGCCGGCCACCCGTGGATCACGGCCGTCGCCGAAGCGGTGCTGGGGCCGGACTACCGGATCGTCGAGGTCGGCTTCGACGTCCCGCTGGCCGGCGCGGTCGACCAGCCGTGGCACCGGGACTTCCCGATGCCGGAAGAAACCGCGCGGCACCGCAGGCTGACGTCGCTGGCGGTCAACGTGACCGCGGTCGACACCGAGCCGGACATGGGCCCGTTCGAAATCGCGCCCGGCACGCACTGGGACGACGGCGCAGCCTTCGACCACGGCATGTTCCCGCCGCGGACGGCGTACCCGCGCTACCGGGAGCTCGCGGCGCGCAAGTTCCCGCGGATGGGGGACATCTCGATCCGCTCGGCGCTGACGATCCACCGCGGCACGGCCAACCAGTCGGCCAAGTCCCGGCCGGTTCTCGTGCTCGGCCTCGACGCGCCGGGCGCGGGCAACGACGCCCGCCACGACACCGCCGTGACCCGCGAATTCCGGGCGTCCCTGCCGGAATCCGTGCGCGCGCACCTGCACTGCCCGGTCGTCGACGTCCTGAAGCCGATCACCCAGAAGCACACGATCGAAGGACTGGTGATGGGTGACGCGGGCTAG
- a CDS encoding SRPBCC family protein produces the protein MTLLRTALLALPLAAGLLGVAAPAASAQALDSVTCRGEGIDPAARLHYRTETVIKAPPGAVWQRQTDVAGWPSWQSAVSSAKRLDPGPLRPGSRFRWTTPVPATPATPATTLVITSTVHQVQPGRCVRWSGPAIGDGLRIDRGVHVWTFTPVRGGVLVRTEESWTGEQIEADPATALKYLAPGLDAWLADLKKTAETPCNR, from the coding sequence ATGACCCTCTTGCGCACCGCGTTGCTCGCCCTCCCCCTGGCCGCCGGACTACTGGGCGTCGCCGCTCCGGCCGCGTCGGCGCAGGCCCTCGATTCGGTCACGTGCCGCGGCGAAGGGATCGATCCCGCCGCCCGGCTGCACTACCGGACCGAAACGGTGATCAAGGCGCCACCGGGCGCGGTCTGGCAGCGGCAGACCGACGTCGCGGGCTGGCCTTCGTGGCAGAGCGCCGTCAGCAGCGCGAAACGGCTCGACCCCGGCCCGCTGCGGCCCGGGTCGCGGTTCCGCTGGACGACCCCGGTCCCGGCCACCCCCGCGACACCGGCGACCACCCTGGTCATCACCTCGACCGTCCACCAGGTCCAGCCCGGCCGCTGCGTCCGCTGGAGCGGCCCGGCCATCGGCGACGGCCTGCGCATCGACCGGGGCGTGCACGTCTGGACGTTCACCCCGGTCCGCGGCGGCGTCCTAGTCCGCACCGAGGAGAGCTGGACGGGTGAGCAGATCGAAGCCGACCCGGCCACCGCGCTGAAGTACCTGGCCCCCGGGCTCGACGCCTGGCTGGCCGACCTCAAGAAGACCGCCGAAACCCCCTGCAACCGTTGA